Proteins co-encoded in one Gadus morhua chromosome 6, gadMor3.0, whole genome shotgun sequence genomic window:
- the LOC115545535 gene encoding uncharacterized protein LOC115545535, translating into MQRHVSVIVNGESPEIQLDSSGLHHCPFCRYKGSKCDIDHHIKCHASVKYRGLQRSFQEAGREDGRKKSYRIKISAQKGLELLQQHPALKDQVMYRLLIQEDYVVLKDTIQAAAWCHLQSFKDSVSLPEVIGMEGWEQMAASTQRKSHDGGDEEETWKPFQFSFRLHTDYELFCVEMMDRRNLKVFASFESNTSPPPRPPPRDACATRLQCSLMMQHNGGAWQLWRR; encoded by the exons ATGCAA aGACACGTCAGTGTAATTGTGAATGGCGAGAGCCCTGAAATACAGCTGGACAGCAGCGGTCTACATCACTGCCCCTTCTGCAGATACAAAGGGTCAAAATGTGATATCGACCATCACATTAAATGCCATGCCTCGGTTAAATACAGAG GTCTGCAGAGGAGCTttcaggaagcaggaagagaaGACGGGAGGAAAAAAAGCTACAG GATAAAGATCTCTGCACAAAAAGGGCTAGAGTTGCTCCAACAGCATCCAGCTCTGAAGGATCAGGTCATGTATAGACTGTTAATCCAG gaagattatgttgtcctgaaggacacaattcaggcagcagcatggtgcCACTTACAGTCCTTCAAGGACAGCGTTTCTCTCCCAGAGGTCATTGGGATGGAAGGTTGGGAGCAGATGGCAGCATCAACACAGCGCAAATCCCATGAcggcggggatgaggaagaaacgtggaaaccattccaattctcattcagattacatactgactatgaactgttctgtgtggagatgatggacaggagaaacctgaaggtgtttgcctcttttgagtcaaacacctctccccctccccgtccccctccccgtgaCGCCTGCGCCACACGACTCCAATGTAGTCTGATGATGCAGCATAATGGCGGCGCTTGGCAGCTATGGCGGCGGTGA
- the slc6a19b gene encoding solute carrier family 6 member 19b isoform X1, translated as MKLQLPNPDLDSRVLSHQELEVLETTEAGDRPKWDNKTQYMLTCVGFCVGLGNVWRFPYLCQSHGGGAFMIPFLILLVVEGIPLLYLEFAIGQRIRRGGLGVWSTIHPYLSGIGVASMCVSLLISLYYNTIIAWILWYLFNSFQDPLPWSQCPLNANATALLSECARSSSVDYFWYRETLNTTAFLEDDGGLQWWLVVCHISAWALLFLCISRGIETSGKAVYVTSTLPYLVLTIFLIRGLTLKGSLDGIKFLFTPDLAELAKASTWLDAGAQVFYSFSLAFGGLISFSSYNSVHNNCEQDALIISAINGFTSVYAATVVYSIIGFRATERFDSCVSGNILALLNGFELPEGSITGTNYDQIFTELNQTNSALIDTLSLKKCSLDTFLSEGVEGTGLAFIVFTEAITKMPFSPLWAVLFFIMLFCLGLSSMFGNIEGVLVPLQDLKLFPKKWPKEAVTGVTCLLCCLLGLIFVQGSGNYWLSLFDGYGGSVSLLVVAFCEMVSVVYIYGIDSFLPPRFNDDIVFMIGHKPNIFWQIMWRVISPAVMLFILIAFIVDKVSEDLIYKSWDPESDVFPALVEYSYPSWIYAVIIALAGIPSLFIPCIAIFKCLRNLKRNKSDIEELHAAKM; from the exons ATGAAGCTGCAGCTGCCCAACCCCGACCTGGACTCCAGGGTCCTGAGCcaccaggagctggaggtgctGGAGACCACGGAGGCTGGGGACCGCCCCAAGTGGGACAACAAGACCCAGTACATGCTGACCTGCGTGGGCTTCTGCGTGGGGCTGGGGAACGTCTGGCGCTTCCCCTACCTGTGTCAGAGCCATGGAGGAG GAGCGTTCATGATCCCCTTCCTCATCCTGCTAGTCGTGGAGGGAATCCCCCTGCTCTACCTGGAGTTTGCGATTGGCCAGCGCATAAGAAGGGGCGGTCTGGGGGTGTGGTCTACGATCCATCCCTATTTGTCGGGCATCG GCGTggcctccatgtgtgtgtcgcTGCTCATCAGCCTCTACTACAACACCATCATCGCCTGGATCCTCTGGTACCTGTTCAACTCCTTCCAGGACCCCCTGCCCTGGAGCCAGTGTCCCCTCAACGCCAACGCAACAG CCCTGCTGTCTGAGTGTGCGAGGAGCTCCTCGGTGGACTACTTCTGGTACCGGGAGACCCTGAACACCACAGCCTTCCTCGAGGACGACGGGGGGCTGCAGTGGTGGCTGGTGGTCTGCCACATCAGCGCCTGGGCGCTGCTCTTCCTGTGCATCAGCCGCGGCATCGAGACCTCTGGGAAG GCGGTGTACGTGACGTCCACCCTCCCCTACCTGGTGCTCACCATCTTCCTGATCCGGGGACTGACCCTGAAGGGCTCTCTGGACGGGATCAAGTTCCTCTTCACTCCCGAC CTGGCGGAGCTGGCCAAGGCCTCCACCTGGCTGGACGCAGGGGCCCAGGTCTTCTACTCCTTCTCCCTGGCCTTCGGGGGCCTCATCAGCTTCTCCAGCTACAACTCTGTTCA TAATAACTGTGAACAGGATGCATTGATCATCTCCGCCATCAACGGCTTCACCTCCGTGTACGCGGCCACCGTCGTCTACTCCATCATCGGCTTCAGGGCAACAGAGAGATTCGACAGCTGTGTTTCCGG AAACATTCTAGCATTGCTGAATGGGTTTGAACTTCCCGAAGGCAGCATCACTGGGACCAACTACGATCAAATCTTCACAGAGCTAAACCAAACAAATTCTGCACTCATAGACACACTGAGTCTGAAAAAATGCAGCCTGGACACGTTCCTCAGTGAG GGAGTGGAGGGAACCGGCCTAGCCTTCATCGTGTTCACGGAGGCCATCACCAAGATGCCCTTCTCCCCACTGTGGGCGGTGCTCTTCTTCATCATGCTTTTCTGTCTGGGCCTCTCCTCCATGTTCGGGAACATCGAGGGGGTCCTGGTTCCCCTGCAGGACCTCAAGCTCTTCCCCAAGAAGTGGCCCAAAGAGGCCGTCACCG GTGTTACCTGTCTGCTGTGCTGTCTGCTGGGGCTGATATTCGTTCAGGGTTCAGGGAACTACTGGCTCTCTCTGTTCGACGGCTACGGCGGCTCCGTCTCTCTGCTGGTGGTGGCCTTCTGCGAGATGGTCTCTGTTGTCTACATATACGGGATAGACAG TTTCCTTCCTCCCAGGTTCAACGATGACATCGTCTTCATGATCGGCCACAAGCCAAACATCTTCTGGCAGATCATGTGGAGGGTCATCAGTCCGGCTGTcatgctcttcatcctcatcgcCTTCATCGTGGACAAAGTCTCGGAAGACCTGATCTACAAATCCTGGGATCCTGAATCG GACGTTTTCCCTGCCCTGGTGGAATACTCGTATCCCTCCTGGATCTACGCGGTCATAATCGCCTTAGCAGGGATTCCCAGTCTTTTCATACCATGTATCGCCATTTTTAAATGTCTCAGAAACCTAAAAAGGAACAAATCAGATATAGAGGAGCTCCACGCTGCCAAAATGTGA
- the slc6a19b gene encoding solute carrier family 6 member 19b isoform X2 translates to MKLQLPNPDLDSRVLSHQELEVLETTEAGDRPKWDNKTQYMLTCVGFCVGLGNVWRFPYLCQSHGGGAFMIPFLILLVVEGIPLLYLEFAIGQRIRRGGLGVWSTIHPYLSGIGVASMCVSLLISLYYNTIIAWILWYLFNSFQDPLPWSQCPLNANATALLSECARSSSVDYFWYRETLNTTAFLEDDGGLQWWLVVCHISAWALLFLCISRGIETSGKAVYVTSTLPYLVLTIFLIRGLTLKGSLDGIKFLFTPDLAELAKASTWLDAGAQVFYSFSLAFGGLISFSSYNSVHNNCEQDALIISAINGFTSVYAATVVYSIIGFRATERFDSCVSGNILALLNGFELPEGSITGTNYDQIFTELNQTNSALIDTLSLKKCSLDTFLSEGVEGTGLAFIVFTEAITKMPFSPLWAVLFFIMLFCLGLSSMFGNIEGVLVPLQDLKLFPKKWPKEAVTGVTCLLCCLLGLIFVQGSGNYWLSLFDGYGGSVSLLVVAFCEMVSVVYIYGIDRFNDDIVFMIGHKPNIFWQIMWRVISPAVMLFILIAFIVDKVSEDLIYKSWDPESDVFPALVEYSYPSWIYAVIIALAGIPSLFIPCIAIFKCLRNLKRNKSDIEELHAAKM, encoded by the exons ATGAAGCTGCAGCTGCCCAACCCCGACCTGGACTCCAGGGTCCTGAGCcaccaggagctggaggtgctGGAGACCACGGAGGCTGGGGACCGCCCCAAGTGGGACAACAAGACCCAGTACATGCTGACCTGCGTGGGCTTCTGCGTGGGGCTGGGGAACGTCTGGCGCTTCCCCTACCTGTGTCAGAGCCATGGAGGAG GAGCGTTCATGATCCCCTTCCTCATCCTGCTAGTCGTGGAGGGAATCCCCCTGCTCTACCTGGAGTTTGCGATTGGCCAGCGCATAAGAAGGGGCGGTCTGGGGGTGTGGTCTACGATCCATCCCTATTTGTCGGGCATCG GCGTggcctccatgtgtgtgtcgcTGCTCATCAGCCTCTACTACAACACCATCATCGCCTGGATCCTCTGGTACCTGTTCAACTCCTTCCAGGACCCCCTGCCCTGGAGCCAGTGTCCCCTCAACGCCAACGCAACAG CCCTGCTGTCTGAGTGTGCGAGGAGCTCCTCGGTGGACTACTTCTGGTACCGGGAGACCCTGAACACCACAGCCTTCCTCGAGGACGACGGGGGGCTGCAGTGGTGGCTGGTGGTCTGCCACATCAGCGCCTGGGCGCTGCTCTTCCTGTGCATCAGCCGCGGCATCGAGACCTCTGGGAAG GCGGTGTACGTGACGTCCACCCTCCCCTACCTGGTGCTCACCATCTTCCTGATCCGGGGACTGACCCTGAAGGGCTCTCTGGACGGGATCAAGTTCCTCTTCACTCCCGAC CTGGCGGAGCTGGCCAAGGCCTCCACCTGGCTGGACGCAGGGGCCCAGGTCTTCTACTCCTTCTCCCTGGCCTTCGGGGGCCTCATCAGCTTCTCCAGCTACAACTCTGTTCA TAATAACTGTGAACAGGATGCATTGATCATCTCCGCCATCAACGGCTTCACCTCCGTGTACGCGGCCACCGTCGTCTACTCCATCATCGGCTTCAGGGCAACAGAGAGATTCGACAGCTGTGTTTCCGG AAACATTCTAGCATTGCTGAATGGGTTTGAACTTCCCGAAGGCAGCATCACTGGGACCAACTACGATCAAATCTTCACAGAGCTAAACCAAACAAATTCTGCACTCATAGACACACTGAGTCTGAAAAAATGCAGCCTGGACACGTTCCTCAGTGAG GGAGTGGAGGGAACCGGCCTAGCCTTCATCGTGTTCACGGAGGCCATCACCAAGATGCCCTTCTCCCCACTGTGGGCGGTGCTCTTCTTCATCATGCTTTTCTGTCTGGGCCTCTCCTCCATGTTCGGGAACATCGAGGGGGTCCTGGTTCCCCTGCAGGACCTCAAGCTCTTCCCCAAGAAGTGGCCCAAAGAGGCCGTCACCG GTGTTACCTGTCTGCTGTGCTGTCTGCTGGGGCTGATATTCGTTCAGGGTTCAGGGAACTACTGGCTCTCTCTGTTCGACGGCTACGGCGGCTCCGTCTCTCTGCTGGTGGTGGCCTTCTGCGAGATGGTCTCTGTTGTCTACATATACGGGATAGACAG GTTCAACGATGACATCGTCTTCATGATCGGCCACAAGCCAAACATCTTCTGGCAGATCATGTGGAGGGTCATCAGTCCGGCTGTcatgctcttcatcctcatcgcCTTCATCGTGGACAAAGTCTCGGAAGACCTGATCTACAAATCCTGGGATCCTGAATCG GACGTTTTCCCTGCCCTGGTGGAATACTCGTATCCCTCCTGGATCTACGCGGTCATAATCGCCTTAGCAGGGATTCCCAGTCTTTTCATACCATGTATCGCCATTTTTAAATGTCTCAGAAACCTAAAAAGGAACAAATCAGATATAGAGGAGCTCCACGCTGCCAAAATGTGA
- the LOC115545506 gene encoding sodium-dependent neutral amino acid transporter B(0)AT3-like: MIDDQDVLTEETPDGESKDTPERPKWDNKVQYLLTCIGFAVGLGNVWRFPYLCQVYGGGAFLIPYLISLVVEGLPLLHMELAIGQRLRMGSIGVWSSMSPYLGGVGVASMLVSLLVGLFYNTIIAWVLWYFFHCFQSPLPWSQCPVNANHTGYVSECELSTPVNYFWYRRTLNITPDIEASGSLQWWLVLCLATAWCLVYICFIRGIETIGKAIYVTATFPYLVLTIFLVRALTLPGALDGLVYLFTPNWETLKNPKVWLDAATQIFFSLSLAFGGLIAFSSYNPQKNNCERDALIVGCVNSFTSVYAAIPIFAILGFKANADYNDCRNENILTLTNAFSISDENITLQNYGEWLSHLNASDPTEVASLNLKTCNLQTYLEQSASGTGLAFIVFTEAVIEMPGSQLWAALFFIMLFCLGLSSMFGMLEGILTPLLDLHLVPAWVPKEMLTGLICLFSFTAALIFTLGSGNYWLEIFNTYVGSLPLLIIAFFEMTAVTYVYGIKRFSDDIEWMTGRRPNLYWQVTWRLLSPLMLLMVFLAYIVIEAETTPTYNAWNPDFVDFPLFDVQPYPGWVYAITVLLSTIPIISIPLVASYTLLGFLRKRFMDRHNINPYAN, encoded by the exons ATGATTGATGACCAGGACGTTTTGACGGAGGAGACTCCTGATGGGGAATCCAAGGACACCCCTGAAAGACCCAAATGGGACAACAAGGTCCAGTATCTGCTCACTTGCATCGGTTTCGCTGTTGGGCTCGGGAATGTTTGGAGGTTCCCGTACCTGTGCCAGGTGTATGGTGGAG GGGCCTTCCTGATCCCCTACCTGATCTCCTTGGTGGTGGAGGGTCTTCCTCTGCTCCACATGGAGCTGGCCATCGGTCAGAGGCTCCGCATGGGCAGCATCGGCGTGTGGAGCTCCATGTCGCCGTACCTCGGGGGAGTAG gtgtggcCTCCATGCTGGTGTCCTTGCTGGTGGGGCTGTTCTACAACACCATCATCGCCTGGGTCCTCTGGTACTTCTTCCACTGCTTCCAGAGTCCACTTCCCTGGAGCCAGTGTCCCGTCAACGCCAACCACACCG GGTATGTGAGCGAGTGTGAGCTGAGCACTCCAGTGAACTACTTCTGGTACCGGAGAACGCTCAACATAACGCCCGACATCGAGGCCAGCGGGTCCTTGCAGTGGTGGCTTGTGCTGTGTCTGGCCACGGCCTGGTGCCTTGTCTACATCTGCTTCATCCGGGGAATTGAAACCATTGGGAAG GCTATTTATGTGACCGCCACATTCCCGTACCTGGTGTTGACCATCTTCCTGGTGCGAGCGCTGACCCTCCCCGGGGCTCTGGACGGACTGGTCTACCTCTTCACCCCCAAC TGGGAAACGCTGAAGAATCCTAAAGTGTGGCTGGACGCCGCCACGCAGatcttcttctctctgtctctggctttCGGGGGCCTCATCGCCTTCTCTAGCTATAATCCTCAAAA AAACAATTGTGAAAGGGACGCCCTGATCGTAGGGTGTGTCAACAGCTTCACGTCGGTTTACGCTGCTATTCCGATCTTTGCCATCCTTGGCTTCAAAGCCAACGCCGACTACAATGACTGCCGTAATGA GAACATATTGACGTTAACAAATGCATTTAGCATCAGTGATGAAAACATAACCCTCCAAAACTACGGTGAATGGTTGAGTCATCTCAACGCTTCGGATCCCACTGAGGTGGCGAGCCTGAACCTGAAGACCTGCAATCTTCAAACTTACCTTGAACAG AGTGCCTCTGGAACAGGGCTGGCCTTCATCGTGTTCACCGAGGCGGTGATAGAGATGCCAGGCTCCCAGCTCTGGGCCGCCCTCTTCTTCATCATGCTCTTCTGCCTGGGCCTCTCCTCCATGTTCGGCATGCTGGAGGGAATCCTCACCCCACTGCTAGACCTCCACCTAGTCCCAGCCTGGGTTCCTAAAGAGATGCTCACTG GTCTGATATGTTTGTTCAGTTTTACTGCGGCCCTGATCTTCACCTTGGGCTCGGGGAACTACTGGTTGGAGATCTTCAACACCTACGTAGGGTCGCTGCCCCTGCTCATCATAGCCTTCTTCGAGATGACGGCTGTGACATACGTCTATGGGATTAAAAG GTTCAGTGATGATATTGAATGGATGACCGGACGCAGGCCCAACCTCTACTGGCAGGTCACCTGGAGGCTGCTCAGCCCCCTGATGCTGCTCATGGTGTTTCTGGCCTACATCGTGATCGAGGCTGAGACCACGCCCACCTACAACGCCTGGAACCCAGACTTT GTGGACTTCCCCCTGTTCGACGTCCAGCCCTACCCTGGCTGGGTGTACGCTATCACCGTCCTCCTGTCAACCATTCCCATCATCTCCATACCCCTGGTCGCCTCCTATACATTACTGGGCTTCCTGAGAAAGCGATTTATGGACCGACACAATATCAACCCATATGCTAATTGA
- the LOC115545503 gene encoding solute carrier family 40 member 1, which yields MSLRADASESGGVVVEYESEDVREPSIKRSWSQPGSALIYLRGPKFLIYVSGALSMWGDRMWHFAISVFLIELYGRNLLLTAVFGLVVAGSVLLVGALIGDWVDRNPRNKVAHASLFIQNVSVTVCSIVLMLVFSYKQWIEQIWDGWLTVVCYTVVIVLADVANLASTALTIAIQRDWIVVITGYNRGHLAGMNATMRRIDQVTNILAPLAVGQVMTLASNVVGCGFILGWNVVSLIVEFFFLSRVYRIVPALSVKPPGADVEEACLQGGARRRTHVTSSRARGTQALPLEPSERSLSLKAVAGLPLCFQRLRQLLSTCRDGWTAYYQQDVFLAGMGLAFLYTTVLGFDCITTGYAYTQGISGSLLSLLMGVSAITGLMGTVMFTKLRKAYGLVNTGVISSCLHLGCLLLCVCSVFAPGSPMDLRLLMAYADNSSASSPAAPGDGGGRMASQREKHSYPLGGGSNQPLLPDRSSIHWTNNTVLFDNVPSGTAPESYVSIILLFLGVITARVGLWSFDLTVTQLLQESICESERGVVNGVQSSMNYLMDLLHFIMVIAAPQPQHFGILVIISVLFITAGHTMYFLYARKAKRKSRQRRDT from the exons ATGTCCCTGCGAGCCGACGCCTCGGAGTCAGGTGGAGTGGTGGTGGAGTACGAATCGGAGGATGTCAGGGAGCCAAGCATCAAAAGGTCTTGGAGTCAACCAG GCTCAGCGCTCATCTATCTGAGGGGACCCAAGTTCCTGATCTATGTCAGTGGAGCTTTATCGATGTGG GGGGACCGCATGTGGCACTTTGCCATCTCCGTCTTCCTCATTGAGCTGTACGGCCGCAACCTGCTGCTCACGGCCGTGTTCGGCCTGGTGGTGGCCGGCTCGGTGCTCCTGGTGGGAGCTCTGATCGGAGACTGGGTCGATCGCAACCCCAGGAACAAGG TCGCACATGCCTCCCTCTTTATTCAGAACGTTTCAGTGACCGTGTGTAGCATAGTGCTCATGCTGGTGTTCTCATACAAGCAGTGGATCGAACAGATTTGGGATGGTTGGCTTACT GTGGTTTGTTATACGGTGGTGATCGTCCTGGCAGATGTGGCTAACCTTGCGAGCACTGCCCTGACCATCGCCATTCAGAGGGACTGGATCGTGGTCATCACGGGGTACAACCGCGGACACCTGGCTG GGATGAACGCCACAATGAGGCGGATCGACCAGGTGACCAACATCCTGGCTCCGTTGGCGGTGGGGCAGGTCATGACGCTGGCCTCCAACGTGGTGGGGTGCGGCTTCATCCTGGGCTGGAACGTGGTGTCCCTCATAGTGGAGTTCTTCTTCCTGTCCCGCGTGTACCGCATCGTGCCGGCCCTGTCGGTGAAGCCCCCGGGCGCCGACGTGGAGGAGGCCTGTCTTCAGGGTGGGGCGCGGAGGCGGACGCACG tGACGAGCAGCAGAGCCAGAGGGACCCAGGCGCTGCCCCTGGAGCCCAGCGAGCGCAGCCTCAGCCTGAAGGCCGTCGCCGGGCTGCCCCTCTGCTTCCAGAGGCTGCGGCAGCTGCTGAGCACCTGCCGGGACGGCTGGACGGCGTACTACCAGCAGGACGTGTTCCTGGCCGGCATGGGCCTGGCCTTCCTGTACACCACCGTACTGGGCTTCGACTGCATCACCACGGGCTACGCCTACACCCAGGGCATCAGCGGCTCGCTGCTCAGCCTGCTGATGGGCGTGTCCGCCATCACGGGCCTCATGGGCACCGTGATGTTCACCAAGCTGCGCAAGGCGTACGGCCTGGTCAACACGGGCGTCATCTCCAGCTGCCTGCACCTGGGCTGCCTGCTGCTGTGCGTGTGCTCGGTGTTCGCCCCCGGCAGCCCCATGGACCTGCGGCTGCTCATGGCGTACGCCGACAACAGCTCCGCGTCCTCGCCGGCCGCGCCCGGCGACGGCGGGGGCCGGATGGCGAGCCAGAGGGAGAAGCACTCCTACCCCCTGGGGGGCGGCAGCAACCAGCCGCTGCTGCCCGACCGCTCCTCCATCCACTGGACCAACAACACGGTGCTGTTCGACAACGTGCCCTCGGGCACCGCGCCCGAGTCCTACGTCTCCATCATCCTGCTGTTCCTCGGGGTCATCACGGCACGCGTCG GCCTGTGGTCCTTCGACCTGACGGTGACGCAGCTCCTCCAGGAGAGCATCTGTGAGTCGGAGCGGGGCGTGGTCAACGGGGTGCAGAGCTCCATGAACTACCTGATGGACCTGCTGCACTTCATCATGGTCATCGCCGCGCCGCAGCCCCAGCACTTCGGCATCCTGGTCATCATCTCCGTGCTGTTCATCACCGCCGGCCACACCATGTACTTCCTGTACGCACgcaaggccaagaggaagagcCGGCAGCGGCGAGACACGTAG